A single genomic interval of Dysidea avara chromosome 6, odDysAvar1.4, whole genome shotgun sequence harbors:
- the LOC136259424 gene encoding gamma-aminobutyric acid type B receptor subunit 2-like, with translation MNRLNSLFVLAATVIVMVQSAVTRNKTALRILGLFPYRGSAWDGEYVIPAARLAIDEINRNDSILPRFELELIEANSGCARDTGVLEFVTNTLHTEHTPVAILGAGCSSSTIPIASIAGRDDVCLPQVSYGATSHFLAFTSSYPYFFRTIFSDGSTSEAVISILDKFNWKRYGVHKIGFDGLNEIWIDHFIYSLRAGIQYYISDAEEVYSSDFNHEGESFEDYIQFIDVNGIRSSGMRIGILYATDRVTAGDFMCYLHRQKLVYPHIIWILIDICHIIIDNSTGKYCTGKEELKQAIQGSICLGYKLTTDSTISVTGNKFDHYFESYTVESRKYATEKGDNYSSSLLNDWATITYDSVWTLGLALHNTEEKLHQCNSSLTDFSLGNCFVSGTIVEELAKINFAGASGEVSFSEERERLLAITFSQIQENGILNIVGLYHPSSNSSRLGNLSINNSALLWSADDPPSDKFPTETVLAQTWAGIVMLVLLVVGFLWTSFSTFINFRYQNFYLIKASSPQLNYMLFAGNNLLLLSGTLLVITAITKLDMVIFSTICQTTQWLFDLGLLLILNITLLKSWRIYRLFYSFKRKPRWLITDIAIIGISVGWILVNTVYHVVFTLVNESNIAEEKFLPKEEDQFSQKFVVYCLPPHLFGLFYIPHFLMAVILCSLAFLIRRVYRKHFNDAKHKHFNDAKNVAIFLYATIPIATICLTMSALLSPANDVYNLVSVSLMLQCTAFLCIVYICQLALFIPKVLPVLKNYYCHR, from the coding sequence ATGAataggctgaactctctattcgTGTTAGCAGCAACAGTAATTGTGATGGTGCAGTCTGCCGTTACTCGTAATAAAACTGCTCTTCGAATCCTTGGCTTGTTCCCATATCGAGGATCTGCCTGGGATGGAGAATATGTCATACCAGCTGCAAGATTGGCTATAGATGAGATAAACAGAAATGATAGCATTCTGCCTAGATTTGAATTAGAATTGATAGAGGCTAACTCTGGTTGTGCACGTGACACAGGAGTTCTCGAGTTTGTGACCAACACTCTGCACACTGAACATACACCAGTGGCCATTTTAGGAGCTGGTTGTTCCAGTTCTACCATACCTATTGCCTCCATTGCTGGAAGAGATGATGTCTGTCTACCTCAAGTATCGTATGGGGCAACTTCACACTTTCTGGCCTTCACCAGCTCATATCCTTACTTCTTTCGAACAATATTTAGTGATGGATCAACTTCTGAAGCAGTAATTAGTATTCTTGACAAGTTTAATTGGAAACGTTATGGTGTGCACAAGATTGGATTCGATGGCTTAAATGAAATCTGGATAGACCATTTCATCTATTCCCTACGTGCTGGTATCCAGTATTATATTAGTGATGCAGAAGAAGTGTACAGCAGTGACTTTAACCATGAAGGTGAATCTTTTGAGGACTACATACAATTCATTGATGTAAATGGCATCCGTTCATCTGGTATGAGAATTGGCATACTGTATGCCACTGATAGGGTAACAGCTGGTGACTTTATGTGTTACCTTCACCGTCAAAAACTTGTATACCCTCACATCATATGGATCCTTATTGATATATGTCATATTATAATAGATAACTCAACTGGAAAATACTGCACGGGTAAGGAAGAATTGAAACAAGCAATACAAGGAAGTATTTGCCTGGGCTACAAATTAACCACTGATAGCACCATTAGTGTCACTGGCAATAAGTTTGATCATTACTTTGAATCTTATACTGTAGAATCTAGAAAATATGCTACTGAGAAAGGAGACAATTACAGCTCCTCATTGTTAAATGATTGGGCTACAATTACTTATGACTCTGTGTGGACATTGGGTTTGGCACTGCACAATACGGAAGAAAAATTACACCAGTGCAATTCCAGTTTAACTGACTTTTCATTAGGAAACTGTTTTGTTTCTGGAACAATAGTAGAAGAATtagctaaaattaattttgcaggTGCTTCAGGGGAAGTCTCGTTTAGTGAAGAACGTGAACGACTACTTGCTATAACATTTAGCCAGATTCAAGAAAATGGAATCCTCAATATAGTTGGTCTCTACCATCCTTCGAGTAATAGTTCAAGGCTTGGTAATTTATCAATTAATAACTCAGCCTTATTGTGGTCAGCAGATGATCCTCCCTCAGATAAGTTCCCAACAGAAACAGTGCTGGCTCAGACGTGGGCTGGTATAGTGATGTTAGTACTTTTAGTAGTAGGATTCCTTTGGACCAGTTTCTCCACTTTCATCAATTTTCGTTATCAAAATTTTTACTTAATCAAGGCATCTAGCCCTCAGCTAAATTATATGTTGTTTGCTGGTAACAACTTATTACTGCTAAGTGGAACGCTGCTTGTAATCACTGCAATCACAAAACTTGACATGGTAATATTCTCAACCATATGCCAGACAACACAATGGCTGTTTGATCTTGGACTGCTACTGATTCTCAATATTACATTACTAAAGAGCTGGAGGATTTACCGATTATTCTATTCTTTCAAACGTAAACCGAGGTGGTTGATTACTGACATTGCTATTATTGGTATATCAGTTGGTTGGATATTGGTCAACACAGTTTATCATGTGGTGTTCACACTCGTTAATGAGAGTAACATTGCAGAGGAAAAATTTTTGCCTAAAGAAGAAGATCAGTTTAGTCAAAAGTTTGTAGTATATTGTCTACCTCCTCATTTATTTGGATTATTCTACATACCGCACTTTCTCATGGCTGTAATTTTATGTTCATTGGCCTTTCTGATTCGTCGAGTATACCGTAAACATTTCAATGATGCTAAACATAAACATTTTAATGATGCAAAAAATGTGGCCATATTTTTATATGCCACTATCCCCATTGCTACTATCTGCTTAACTATGTCAGCTTTGCTTTCACCTGCCAATGATGTTTACAACTTGGTATCTGTTTCCTTAATGTTGCAGTGTACTGCttttttgtgtattgtgtacATATGTCAGTTGGCTCTGTTTATACCAAAAGTGTTGCCAGTTTTAAAAAACTATTATTGTCATAGGTAG
- the LOC136257757 gene encoding syntaxin-binding protein 5-like isoform X1 codes for MTSIKKLVGRSPDRGSKIRDTLEARQFVASEVFSHGFPYHPTSLSYDVLQSLVAVGNDMGTIRIFGKAGLEVCLQHDPRVPIKQLIFITNKGYLISVTNDDTLNLWVLQQKPARLMQQLKFKQDKVTKCSYTYGSHWLYVGTDKSNVLLVRVEGLVLSAYNIPWNEVAVSQGGQRNRPGAVVDMLEHPLDQGKVLLGYTSGLMVLWNLATKQVERRYSHTEKLTSLSWRGSGKEFAASFDCGSIGVWNVKSNGTPNRLFYPFDTSRGQRGPMTGQFNPVGKLELMNVKGNPLFVFSGGNPKEYLSTNIALMQGKSLSILLCDSPIVDFITVPSYPHLSAVQDPKLLVVLCQDGLNVFDIGEFGSPLFDVPFVLDLHKPAVTSLEYLDECPDNVTSSLYSVQSKQPLKKKPWPFTGGSKSHDKLPANLLITGHCDGCVKLWQANSISIQLAMTISTMESFTRTPTAQSSSPTSPSNISASLAAIATDISPPPPTKSTSPVSQTMPPQSTDTGMSPANTERRKTWSGNGKNSELTMSTVDDYIIVDLPSPATKDDTSSRVPSSEFFPVSQVILNPDDLSMCVVNIGLCVMLYSFQPAQTGAAIKSLTVKLESSSAVPLSPPRSPVTSCTTDCGWNVLPETPSTGEGAGFYLMFCCRCVPIDKDQPHPVITCVEYSSKYGILVIGLTSGLVIVDTVNCKCLLVEVDEIELMGFAQAKRKGWMSQISPAKEPATIEKISKKVRRKSEKLPPPMAGPTITATTGTDFTEIQNTLREGNSQLYVTTVRIADLNTDKQALLPNGSIWVGTNNGNVIAMDLHVKSATTKGQPRTVELCPNGIYHRLHYPTVSLSFLDDTGNIIDVPSQRHAKSTLSSVTASMAASTSGGTQYAVLCSEVLCKVYTLPDGGKLTMLELVDKLKTSIVKTETCHIEGCPSLICITFNAEILVYSLPALRPVAMIPFTPLNDLRVLRTFHVATNGSSAIYMYSPSEVQRLSVLKHNESTFTDVLPELHTKGVVNSELPTSTGVLNSLFQAGQYSTLDRDKLFGDGAGRPPRNVAETRPGLSSQPTGGTVGSANFMSHAREALSERGQKLGDIADNTAKMKDSASAYEEAAREAARRLREKYANRKWWQI; via the exons ATGACTTCGATAAAGAAACTGGTTGGTAGAAGTCCGGATCGTGGTAGTAAGATACGGGATACTTTAGAAGCACGTCAGTTCGTCGCAAGCGAG GTGTTCAGCCATGGCTTCCCATATCATCCTACTTCATTATCATATGATGTGCTCCAGTCACTGGTGGCTGTTGGTAATGACATGGGAACCATCAGAATAT TTGGTAAGGCAGGTTTGGAGGTGTGTCTACAACATGACCCCAGGGTACCCATTAAACAACTGATCTTCATCACAAACAAG GGTTACCTGATTAGTGTTACTAATGATGACACACTTAACTTGTGGGTACTGCAGCAAAAACCAGCTAGGCTGATGCAACAACTGAAGTTTAAACAAGACAA GGTCACCAAATGTTCATACACTTATGGTTCTCATTGGCTGTATGTTGGTACTGACAAAAGTAATGTCCTTCTGGTACGTGTGGAGGGTCTTGTCTTGTCAGCTTACAACATCCCCTGGAATGAAGTGGCTGTCAG TCAAGGTGGTCAAAGGAACAGACCAGGAGCAGTAGTTGACATGTTAGAACATCCACTGGATCAGGGAAAG GTGTTGCTAGGTTACACCAGTGGACTAATGGTACTATGGAATTTAGCCACTAAACAAGTAGAACGTCGTTACAGTCATactgag AAATTAACATCGTTGAGCTGGAGAGGATCTGGCAAAGAATTTGCTGCCTCATTTGATTGTGGCTCAATTGGAGTATGGAATGTGAAGTCTAATGGAACACCAAATAGGTTATTCTATCCCTTTG ATACCAGTAGAGGTCAGAGGGGGCCCATGACTGGTCAATTCAATCCTGTTGGAAAATTGGAATTGATGAATGTTAAGGG CAATCCACTGTTTGTGTTTTCTGGAGGGAACCCAAAAGAGTACCTCTCTACCAACATTGCTTTAATGCAGGGGAAATCCCTATCTATATTGTTATGTGATAGTCCTATAGTGGATTTCATCACTGTCCCCAGCTACCCTCACCTCTCCG CTGTGCAAGATCCTAAGCTACTAGTAGTATTGTGTCAGGATGGTCTAAATGTGTTTGACATTGGTGAATTTGGCTCCCCTTTATTTGATGTGCCATTTGTGCTGGATCTTCACAAGCCAGCTGTAACCAGTTTGGAGTATTTGGATGAATGTCCTGACAACGTCACCAGCTCCCTTTACTCTGTACAGTCCAAACAACCATTGAAGAAAAAG CCATGGCCATTTACTGGAGGCAGCAAAAGTCATGACAAATTGCCGGCCAACTTGCTGATTACTGG ACATTGTGATGGATGTGTGAAACTCTGGCAGGCTAACTCAA TATCCATTCAGCTAGCCATGACCATTAGCACTATGGAGTCATTCACAAGAACTCCAACTGCACAATCTTCATCACCCACCTCACCATCCAACATCTCAGCCAGTTTGGCAGCAATAGCAACAGATATTTCACCACCTCCTCCAACTAAAAGCACATCTCCAGTTTCCCAAACCATGCCTCCGCAAAGTACAGATACAGGTATGTCACCTGCTAATACGGAGAGGAGGAAAACGTGGTCTGGTAATGGTAAAAATTCTGAACTTACAATGAGCACTGTTGATGATTATATTATCGTTGACCTACCATCACCTGCTACTAAAGATGACACCTCTAGTAGAGTACCATCATCTGAATTTTTCCCTGTGTCTCAAGTGATACTCAATCCTGATGACTTATCAATGTGCGTGGTCAATATTGGACTGTGTGTGATGCTCTACTCCTTCCAACCAGCCCAGACCGGTGCTGCCATCAAG AGTTTAACAGTCAAATTGGAGTCATCTTCAGCTGTACCCTTATCTCCACCGAGGTCACCTGTTACTAGTTGTACTACTGACTGTGGTTGGAATGTGTTACCTGAGACACCATCAACCGGTGAAGGAGCTGGTTTCTATTTGATGTTTTGTTGTCGGTGTGTTCCCATCGATAAGGATCAGCCTCATCCCGTGATCACTTGTGTAGAATATAGCTCTAAATATGGAAT ACTGGTAATAGGACTAACTAGTGGACTAGTAATTGTAGACACTGTGAACTGTAAGTGTCTCCTTGTTGAAGTGGATGAGATTGAGTTAATGG GTTTTGCTCAAGCTAAGCGAAAAGGATGGATGAGTCAAATTTCTCCTGCTAAAGAACCAGCTACTATTGAAAAGATAAGCAAGAAGGTCAGAAGAAAAAGTGAAAAGCTTCCTCCTCCAA TGGCAGGTCCCACCATTACCGCTACCACTGGTACAGACTTCACAGAAATACAGAACACACTCAGGGAAGGGAACAGTCAACTTTATGTCACCACTGTGAGGATAGCTGACCTGAATACTGATAAGCAAG CTCTACTCCCAAATGGTTCCATATGGGTGGGCACTAATAATGGTAATGTGATTGCAATGGATTTACACGTCAAATCAGCTACTACTAAAGGACAACCAAGGACTGTGGAGCTGTGCCCTAATG GTATCTACCACAGACTACACTACCCCACTGTTAGTTTGTCATTCCTTGATGACACTGGTAACATCATTGATGTACCATCACAACGTcacgccaaatcaacacttagTAGTGTTACTGCTTCAATGG CTGCTTCTACAAGTGGTGGTACTCAGTATGCAGTATTATGTAGTGAAGTATTGTGTAAG GTGTACACATTACCTGATGGTGGAAAATTGACAATGTTGGAACTGGTGGACAAACTCAAGACTTCGATTGTTAAAACTGAAACTTGTCATATTGAAG GGTGTCCCAGTTTGATATGTATCACATTCAATGCTGAGATATTAGTGTATAGTCTACCAGCACTGAGACCAGTTGCTATGATCCCCTTTACACCACTAAATGACCTCAG AGTGTTGAGGACATTCCATGTTGCTACTAATGGATCATCAGCTATTTACATGTACTCACCCAGTGAAGTACAGAGACTATCAGTACTGAAACACAATGA GTCAACTTTCACTGATGTATTACCAGAACTTCACACAAAGGGAGTGGTTAATTCTGAACTGCCTACCAGTACAGGAGTATTGAACTCATTATTTCAAGCTGGTCAATACTCCACATTGGACCGTGATAAACTGT TTGGTGATGGTGCTGGTCGTCCTCCACGTAATGTGGCTGAGACTCGTCCTGGATTATCAAGTCAACCAACAGGTGGAACTGTGGGTTCTGCTAATTTTATGTCACATGCTAGAGAG GCATTATCAGAGAGAGGACAGAAGCTTGGTGACATTGCAGACAATACAGCCAAAATGAAGGATAGTGCTAGTGCTTATGAGGAAGCTGCAAGAGAAGCTGCAAGAAGATTGAGAGAGAAATATGCCAATCGTAAATGGTGGCAAATCTGA
- the LOC136257757 gene encoding syntaxin-binding protein 5-like isoform X2: protein MTSIKKLVGRSPDRGSKIRDTLEARQFVASEVFSHGFPYHPTSLSYDVLQSLVAVGNDMGTIRIFGKAGLEVCLQHDPRVPIKQLIFITNKGYLISVTNDDTLNLWVLQQKPARLMQQLKFKQDKVTKCSYTYGSHWLYVGTDKSNVLLVRVEGLVLSAYNIPWNEVAVSQGGQRNRPGAVVDMLEHPLDQGKVLLGYTSGLMVLWNLATKQVERRYSHTEKLTSLSWRGSGKEFAASFDCGSIGVWNVKSNGTPNRLFYPFDTSRGQRGPMTGQFNPVGKLELMNVKGNPLFVFSGGNPKEYLSTNIALMQGKSLSILLCDSPIVDFITVPSYPHLSAVQDPKLLVVLCQDGLNVFDIGEFGSPLFDVPFVLDLHKPAVTSLEYLDECPDNVTSSLYSVQSKQPLKKKPWPFTGGSKSHDKLPANLLITGHCDGCVKLWQANSISIQLAMTISTMESFTRTPTAQSSSPTSPSNISASLAAIATDISPPPPTKSTSPVSQTMPPQSTDTGMSPANTERRKTWSGNGKNSELTMSTVDDYIIVDLPSPATKDDTSSRVPSSEFFPVSQVILNPDDLSMCVVNIGLCVMLYSFQPAQTGAAIKSLTVKLESSSAVPLSPPRSPVTSCTTDCGWNVLPETPSTGEGAGFYLMFCCRCVPIDKDQPHPVITCVEYSSKYGILVIGLTSGLVIVDTVNCKCLLVEVDEIELMGFAQAKRKGWMSQISPAKEPATIEKISKKVRRKSEKLPPPMAGPTITATTGTDFTEIQNTLREGNSQLYVTTVRIADLNTDKQALLPNGSIWVGTNNGNVIAMDLHVKSATTKGQPRTVELCPNGIYHRLHYPTVSLSFLDDTGNIIDVPSQRHAKSTLSSVTASMAASTSGGTQYAVLCSEVLCKVYTLPDGGKLTMLELVDKLKTSIVKTETCHIEGCPSLICITFNAEILVYSLPALRPVAMIPFTPLNDLRVLRTFHVATNGSSAIYMYSPSEVQRLSVLKHNESTFTDVLPELHTKGVVNSELPTSTGVLNSLFQAGQYSTLDRDKLFGDGAGRPPRNVAETRPGLSSQPTGGTVGSANFMSHARELVLCSLVVEGSHNRAFVEPSRAVKIHYQPSGSYY from the exons ATGACTTCGATAAAGAAACTGGTTGGTAGAAGTCCGGATCGTGGTAGTAAGATACGGGATACTTTAGAAGCACGTCAGTTCGTCGCAAGCGAG GTGTTCAGCCATGGCTTCCCATATCATCCTACTTCATTATCATATGATGTGCTCCAGTCACTGGTGGCTGTTGGTAATGACATGGGAACCATCAGAATAT TTGGTAAGGCAGGTTTGGAGGTGTGTCTACAACATGACCCCAGGGTACCCATTAAACAACTGATCTTCATCACAAACAAG GGTTACCTGATTAGTGTTACTAATGATGACACACTTAACTTGTGGGTACTGCAGCAAAAACCAGCTAGGCTGATGCAACAACTGAAGTTTAAACAAGACAA GGTCACCAAATGTTCATACACTTATGGTTCTCATTGGCTGTATGTTGGTACTGACAAAAGTAATGTCCTTCTGGTACGTGTGGAGGGTCTTGTCTTGTCAGCTTACAACATCCCCTGGAATGAAGTGGCTGTCAG TCAAGGTGGTCAAAGGAACAGACCAGGAGCAGTAGTTGACATGTTAGAACATCCACTGGATCAGGGAAAG GTGTTGCTAGGTTACACCAGTGGACTAATGGTACTATGGAATTTAGCCACTAAACAAGTAGAACGTCGTTACAGTCATactgag AAATTAACATCGTTGAGCTGGAGAGGATCTGGCAAAGAATTTGCTGCCTCATTTGATTGTGGCTCAATTGGAGTATGGAATGTGAAGTCTAATGGAACACCAAATAGGTTATTCTATCCCTTTG ATACCAGTAGAGGTCAGAGGGGGCCCATGACTGGTCAATTCAATCCTGTTGGAAAATTGGAATTGATGAATGTTAAGGG CAATCCACTGTTTGTGTTTTCTGGAGGGAACCCAAAAGAGTACCTCTCTACCAACATTGCTTTAATGCAGGGGAAATCCCTATCTATATTGTTATGTGATAGTCCTATAGTGGATTTCATCACTGTCCCCAGCTACCCTCACCTCTCCG CTGTGCAAGATCCTAAGCTACTAGTAGTATTGTGTCAGGATGGTCTAAATGTGTTTGACATTGGTGAATTTGGCTCCCCTTTATTTGATGTGCCATTTGTGCTGGATCTTCACAAGCCAGCTGTAACCAGTTTGGAGTATTTGGATGAATGTCCTGACAACGTCACCAGCTCCCTTTACTCTGTACAGTCCAAACAACCATTGAAGAAAAAG CCATGGCCATTTACTGGAGGCAGCAAAAGTCATGACAAATTGCCGGCCAACTTGCTGATTACTGG ACATTGTGATGGATGTGTGAAACTCTGGCAGGCTAACTCAA TATCCATTCAGCTAGCCATGACCATTAGCACTATGGAGTCATTCACAAGAACTCCAACTGCACAATCTTCATCACCCACCTCACCATCCAACATCTCAGCCAGTTTGGCAGCAATAGCAACAGATATTTCACCACCTCCTCCAACTAAAAGCACATCTCCAGTTTCCCAAACCATGCCTCCGCAAAGTACAGATACAGGTATGTCACCTGCTAATACGGAGAGGAGGAAAACGTGGTCTGGTAATGGTAAAAATTCTGAACTTACAATGAGCACTGTTGATGATTATATTATCGTTGACCTACCATCACCTGCTACTAAAGATGACACCTCTAGTAGAGTACCATCATCTGAATTTTTCCCTGTGTCTCAAGTGATACTCAATCCTGATGACTTATCAATGTGCGTGGTCAATATTGGACTGTGTGTGATGCTCTACTCCTTCCAACCAGCCCAGACCGGTGCTGCCATCAAG AGTTTAACAGTCAAATTGGAGTCATCTTCAGCTGTACCCTTATCTCCACCGAGGTCACCTGTTACTAGTTGTACTACTGACTGTGGTTGGAATGTGTTACCTGAGACACCATCAACCGGTGAAGGAGCTGGTTTCTATTTGATGTTTTGTTGTCGGTGTGTTCCCATCGATAAGGATCAGCCTCATCCCGTGATCACTTGTGTAGAATATAGCTCTAAATATGGAAT ACTGGTAATAGGACTAACTAGTGGACTAGTAATTGTAGACACTGTGAACTGTAAGTGTCTCCTTGTTGAAGTGGATGAGATTGAGTTAATGG GTTTTGCTCAAGCTAAGCGAAAAGGATGGATGAGTCAAATTTCTCCTGCTAAAGAACCAGCTACTATTGAAAAGATAAGCAAGAAGGTCAGAAGAAAAAGTGAAAAGCTTCCTCCTCCAA TGGCAGGTCCCACCATTACCGCTACCACTGGTACAGACTTCACAGAAATACAGAACACACTCAGGGAAGGGAACAGTCAACTTTATGTCACCACTGTGAGGATAGCTGACCTGAATACTGATAAGCAAG CTCTACTCCCAAATGGTTCCATATGGGTGGGCACTAATAATGGTAATGTGATTGCAATGGATTTACACGTCAAATCAGCTACTACTAAAGGACAACCAAGGACTGTGGAGCTGTGCCCTAATG GTATCTACCACAGACTACACTACCCCACTGTTAGTTTGTCATTCCTTGATGACACTGGTAACATCATTGATGTACCATCACAACGTcacgccaaatcaacacttagTAGTGTTACTGCTTCAATGG CTGCTTCTACAAGTGGTGGTACTCAGTATGCAGTATTATGTAGTGAAGTATTGTGTAAG GTGTACACATTACCTGATGGTGGAAAATTGACAATGTTGGAACTGGTGGACAAACTCAAGACTTCGATTGTTAAAACTGAAACTTGTCATATTGAAG GGTGTCCCAGTTTGATATGTATCACATTCAATGCTGAGATATTAGTGTATAGTCTACCAGCACTGAGACCAGTTGCTATGATCCCCTTTACACCACTAAATGACCTCAG AGTGTTGAGGACATTCCATGTTGCTACTAATGGATCATCAGCTATTTACATGTACTCACCCAGTGAAGTACAGAGACTATCAGTACTGAAACACAATGA GTCAACTTTCACTGATGTATTACCAGAACTTCACACAAAGGGAGTGGTTAATTCTGAACTGCCTACCAGTACAGGAGTATTGAACTCATTATTTCAAGCTGGTCAATACTCCACATTGGACCGTGATAAACTGT TTGGTGATGGTGCTGGTCGTCCTCCACGTAATGTGGCTGAGACTCGTCCTGGATTATCAAGTCAACCAACAGGTGGAACTGTGGGTTCTGCTAATTTTATGTCACATGCTAGAGAG ttagtgctatgcagtttagtggtaGAGGGAAGTCACAACAGAGCATTCGTGGAACCGTCCAGGGCTGTAAAAATTCATTATCAACCAAGTGGAAGTTATTATTAG